A window of the Streptococcus sp. 116-D4 genome harbors these coding sequences:
- a CDS encoding helix-turn-helix domain-containing protein, with amino-acid sequence MSNLEIGKRIRTLRTEKGLSREAFCGDEKELTVRQLGRIETGNNLPSLAKLDYIAGELGIPMSQLIDEGMIIVPKEYLKLKTKLIRQSIHGDEEKVRQREAIFEDIQEHFYDQLPEDEQIAVEVLQAIDDVYVSENAEFGEGLIEEYFNQTLLQTEYSVNDLLILYLYFLSSAISFKRHDEIFKKVRSNIVTIIDCSDNTYMHLLQRVLIAMLLYQLRNEYYEDISVIFGFLREIMMEIQDSNLKPTVDYLEVKYYLYGEKDKEKALQYYEKAISGAEFFNDINFKNRVIEEMKEEFPDM; translated from the coding sequence ATGAGTAATTTAGAAATAGGGAAACGAATTCGCACCTTACGGACTGAAAAAGGATTGAGTAGAGAAGCCTTTTGTGGAGATGAAAAAGAACTTACTGTTCGTCAGTTGGGTCGAATTGAAACAGGAAATAACTTGCCCAGCTTAGCGAAACTAGATTATATAGCTGGAGAGCTAGGAATTCCGATGTCTCAGTTAATTGATGAAGGCATGATAATTGTTCCCAAAGAGTATTTAAAGCTAAAAACGAAGTTAATTCGTCAATCTATTCATGGAGATGAAGAAAAGGTCCGCCAGCGTGAGGCTATCTTTGAAGATATTCAGGAACATTTTTATGATCAACTCCCTGAGGATGAACAAATAGCAGTTGAGGTTCTACAAGCTATTGATGATGTATATGTTTCTGAAAATGCCGAATTTGGAGAAGGTTTAATTGAGGAATATTTCAATCAAACTTTGCTACAAACGGAGTATTCTGTAAATGATTTATTGATCTTATATTTATATTTTTTATCAAGTGCTATTAGTTTCAAACGACATGATGAAATTTTTAAAAAAGTAAGAAGTAATATCGTGACTATAATTGACTGTTCAGATAACACTTACATGCATCTACTACAAAGAGTATTAATTGCAATGCTGTTGTATCAATTGAGAAACGAATACTACGAAGATATCTCTGTCATTTTTGGTTTTCTAAGAGAAATTATGATGGAAATTCAAGATTCAAACTTAAAACCAACGGTAGACTACTTAGAAGTCAAATATTACCTATACGGGGAAAAAGATAAAGAAAAAGCCCTACAATACTATGAAAAAGCTATCAGTGGAGCAGAATTTTTTAATGATATAAATTTCAAAAATCGAGTGATAGAGGAGATGAAAGAAGAGTTTCCAGATATGTAA
- a CDS encoding helix-turn-helix domain-containing protein produces MKNLEIGKRIRTLRTEKGLSREAFCGDEKELTVRQLGRIETGNNLPSLAKLDYIAKILGVPISQLIDEGPLIVPKEYLKLKTKLIRQSIHGDEEKVRQREAIFEDIQERFYDQLPEDEQVAVEVLQAIDDVYISENAEFGEGLIEEYFEQTMLRTEYSTNDLLLLYLYFLSLAVKAERDEVTLNKVCLTIVSQTNYDDTNYIHLLQRVLIGLVLYQLDIDYHEFIPEILSMLREIMIDIGDTSLKPTVDYLEAKYYLYGKGNEEKALQYYDKAIMGAEFLNDNLFKNRVLEEKNLDFPNI; encoded by the coding sequence ATGAAAAATTTAGAAATCGGGAAACGGATTCGCACCTTACGGACTGAAAAAGGATTGAGTAGGGAAGCCTTTTGTGGAGATGAAAAAGAACTTACTGTTCGTCAGTTGGGCCGAATTGAAACAGGAAATAACTTGCCCAGTTTAGCTAAACTAGACTATATAGCAAAAATATTGGGAGTTCCGATATCTCAGTTAATTGATGAAGGCCCGCTAATCGTTCCTAAAGAGTATTTAAAGCTAAAAACGAAGTTAATTCGTCAATCTATTCATGGAGATGAAGAAAAAGTCCGCCAGCGTGAAGCTATCTTTGAAGACATTCAGGAACGTTTTTATGACCAACTTCCTGAAGATGAGCAAGTAGCAGTTGAAGTCCTACAAGCCATTGATGATGTATATATTTCTGAAAACGCTGAATTTGGGGAAGGTTTAATTGAAGAGTATTTTGAGCAAACAATGCTGCGAACAGAATATTCGACAAATGATCTACTACTATTGTACTTGTATTTCTTATCTTTAGCGGTTAAAGCAGAACGAGATGAAGTAACTTTAAACAAAGTTTGTCTAACTATTGTATCTCAAACAAATTATGATGATACAAACTATATTCACTTGCTTCAAAGGGTACTAATAGGTTTAGTACTTTATCAGCTTGACATCGATTATCATGAATTTATACCTGAAATATTGAGTATGTTAAGAGAAATTATGATTGACATCGGAGATACTAGTTTAAAACCCACAGTTGATTATTTAGAAGCAAAGTATTACCTCTATGGTAAAGGAAATGAAGAAAAAGCCCTACAGTATTACGACAAAGCTATTATGGGAGCAGAGTTTTTAAATGATAATTTATTTAAAAACCGAGTTTTAGAGGAAAAAAATCTAGACTTCCCAAACATTTGA
- a CDS encoding ABC transporter ATP-binding protein: protein MIKVERVIKRFGDNVALNQISFSINEGEIFGFLGPSGSGKTTMINILTGQLQANSGKTELLGKDSQKLLPSDFEELGLVGDTSGYYEKLSLYNNLLLFARLYGVSKSRIEEILKQVGLYDSKDTPAEKLSTGMRQRMLLARALINYPKVLFLDEPTSGLDPTTSKKIHKLLQELKERGTTIFLTTHDMNEATLLCDNLALLNKGDLIEQGSPGEIIQKYNTEKNVAVTYSDSTKKVVRFEDLQQEDYKKIMTIHSCEPTLEDIFIKLTGEKLDV from the coding sequence ATGATTAAGGTAGAAAGAGTTATAAAGCGATTTGGAGATAATGTTGCTTTAAATCAAATTAGTTTTTCAATAAACGAAGGAGAAATTTTTGGATTCCTAGGTCCATCTGGTTCAGGGAAAACAACAATGATCAATATTCTGACAGGACAGCTACAGGCCAACAGCGGAAAGACAGAATTATTAGGGAAAGATTCTCAAAAATTACTTCCGTCAGATTTTGAAGAGTTAGGCTTAGTAGGTGACACAAGTGGTTATTACGAAAAATTAAGTTTGTACAATAACTTGTTACTGTTTGCAAGACTATACGGAGTTTCAAAATCACGAATTGAAGAAATTCTAAAACAAGTTGGTCTGTATGATAGTAAAGACACTCCAGCTGAGAAACTTTCTACAGGAATGCGTCAACGAATGCTTTTAGCTCGTGCTTTAATCAATTACCCTAAAGTTCTATTTTTAGATGAACCTACAAGTGGGTTAGATCCCACCACCTCAAAGAAGATTCACAAATTACTACAGGAGTTAAAGGAAAGAGGAACAACCATTTTCTTAACTACTCATGATATGAATGAGGCGACTTTATTATGTGATAACCTAGCTCTTTTGAATAAAGGTGATCTTATTGAACAAGGAAGCCCAGGCGAAATTATCCAAAAATACAACACGGAAAAGAATGTTGCAGTAACCTATAGTGATTCTACTAAAAAGGTAGTGCGCTTTGAAGACTTGCAGCAAGAAGATTATAAAAAAATAATGACGATTCACTCATGTGAACCAACTTTAGAAGACATTTTTATTAAATTGACAGGAGAAAAATTAGATGTTTAA
- a CDS encoding ABC transporter permease, which translates to MFKRILALIWLRTQVLLTNKNTLVQVVFPFFLVLLFQNFMNTDGTQGKVLLYSSLTMAFSFSSGSMISNSIAEEKEKRIFKTLILSGVRRGEYLVSVLFYPVIFALASVISFPIMVEVDFAKDYPVYLVVASLVALCTILLNLVIGAISETQTQAQVYGLIPMLGLSFLPMFAQVSSEVKKFMDTTFLGVYVDFFNKPDFKLNFDSLGITFAWVVALLALSYWGLKNKKKVPFGKLTLNQLQKLTFLKAKC; encoded by the coding sequence ATGTTTAAGAGAATTTTAGCCCTTATCTGGTTGAGGACACAAGTATTGTTAACAAACAAAAACACTTTGGTACAGGTAGTATTCCCATTCTTTCTGGTTCTACTCTTCCAAAATTTTATGAATACAGATGGCACTCAAGGGAAAGTACTATTGTATAGCTCTTTAACAATGGCATTCTCATTTTCTTCTGGGTCAATGATTTCAAACTCTATTGCAGAGGAAAAAGAAAAAAGAATTTTTAAAACACTTATTTTAAGCGGAGTTCGCCGTGGAGAATATCTTGTTTCAGTGTTGTTTTATCCTGTAATCTTTGCCTTGGCTTCAGTTATTTCCTTCCCTATTATGGTTGAAGTGGATTTCGCAAAAGATTATCCTGTATACCTTGTAGTAGCTTCTCTGGTAGCATTATGTACAATCCTCTTAAATTTGGTGATTGGAGCTATTTCAGAGACACAAACGCAAGCTCAGGTTTATGGTTTGATTCCAATGCTTGGTCTCTCATTCTTGCCAATGTTTGCTCAAGTTAGCTCAGAGGTCAAGAAATTCATGGATACAACCTTCTTAGGAGTTTATGTAGATTTCTTTAATAAACCAGATTTCAAATTGAATTTTGACAGTTTGGGGATCACTTTTGCTTGGGTTGTAGCATTACTTGCCCTCAGCTATTGGGGATTGAAAAATAAAAAAAAAGTTCCGTTTGGAAAGTTAACACTTAATCAACTTCAAAAACTAACTTTTTTAAAAGCTAAGTGTTAG
- a CDS encoding putative RNA methyltransferase → MNTNLKPKIQRFASATAFACPICQDNLTLVESSLKCSNRHSFDLAKFGYVNLAPQIKQSANYDKENFQNRQQILEAGFYQAILEAVSDLLASSETSTTVLDIGCGEGFYSRKLQERHPDKTFYAFDISKDSVQIAAKSEPNWAVNWFVGDLARLPIKDASMDILLDIFSPANYGEFRRVLSKDGILIKVIPTKNHLKEIRQKVQDQLTNKDYSNQDIKNHFREHFTILSSQTASLTKTITAEQLQALLSMTPLLFHIDQSKIDWSQLTEITIEAEILVGRVL, encoded by the coding sequence ATGAATACAAATCTCAAACCCAAAATTCAGCGTTTTGCTTCTGCGACTGCCTTTGCCTGTCCTATCTGCCAAGACAATCTGACTCTGGTAGAGAGCAGTCTCAAATGTAGCAATCGCCATTCTTTTGACTTGGCGAAATTCGGCTATGTCAATCTAGCACCTCAAATCAAGCAATCTGCTAACTACGACAAGGAAAATTTTCAAAACCGTCAACAAATCCTAGAAGCCGGCTTTTATCAGGCTATCTTAGAGGCTGTATCTGACTTGCTAGCCAGTTCAGAAACTAGCACCACAGTCTTAGATATCGGTTGCGGTGAAGGTTTCTATTCTCGCAAACTCCAAGAAAGGCATCCTGACAAAACCTTCTATGCCTTTGATATTTCCAAAGATTCCGTCCAAATCGCTGCCAAGAGCGAACCCAACTGGGCAGTCAACTGGTTCGTTGGTGACTTGGCTCGTCTTCCTATAAAAGACGCTAGCATGGATATCCTGCTTGATATCTTTTCCCCTGCCAACTATGGAGAATTTCGTCGCGTTTTATCCAAAGACGGTATCTTGATAAAGGTTATTCCAACTAAAAATCACCTCAAGGAAATCCGTCAGAAGGTACAAGACCAGCTGACAAACAAGGACTATTCCAACCAAGATATCAAAAATCATTTCCGAGAACACTTTACCATCCTATCTAGTCAAACTGCCTCTCTGACTAAAACTATCACAGCAGAGCAGCTCCAAGCCCTACTCAGTATGACTCCTCTCCTCTTTCACATTGACCAGAGCAAGATTGACTGGAGCCAACTGACAGAGATTACCATTGAGGCTGAGATTCTGGTTGGGAGAGTACTATAA
- a CDS encoding DUF6110 family protein gives MLKEVLSVAKVAKKSSLFLGGVAFGTLGLKILASKEAKKGYSKALAKAYKLKDGLDASVSVVKQHGDDVLQDAKHLYEQEKKEEQLDSLIGE, from the coding sequence ATGTTAAAAGAAGTATTAAGCGTCGCAAAAGTTGCGAAAAAATCATCACTCTTTTTGGGTGGTGTCGCATTTGGTACCCTTGGTTTGAAAATCTTAGCAAGTAAGGAAGCTAAAAAAGGTTATTCTAAAGCTTTGGCTAAGGCTTACAAGTTGAAAGACGGGCTAGATGCATCTGTTTCTGTTGTGAAACAACATGGAGACGATGTCTTGCAAGATGCCAAACATTTGTACGAGCAAGAGAAAAAAGAAGAGCAATTAGATAGCCTTATAGGAGAATAA
- a CDS encoding heavy metal translocating P-type ATPase: MSFKVLHRGYQHIRLSSSFSLTLDIQDYLRSLARDEKGIESIQFYMDQQHFTLRIKEGFSVLDNAEAFLKRIDKGKVSELMTLPIRREESAYSIVSGAAIKRILFRSFVPYPIRYIWTCYQAFGYIREAYQTLARKELTMEVLDCSAILLSLFMNQSKTASNIMFMLDLGNHLDQWSLKKTATDLEQSLLAKESDVFLVQGDMVVSIKSSDVQIGDVLVLSQGNEILFDGQVVSGLGMVNESSLTGESFPVEKRESDLVCANTVLETGELCIRVTDNQMNSRILQLIELMKKSEENKKTKQRYFIKMADKVVKYNFLGAGLTYLLTGSFSKAISFLLVDFSCALKISTPVAYLTAIKEGLNREMVIKDGDVLEKYLEVDTFLFDKTGTITTSYPIVEKVLPFGDYSEEDILRISACLEEHIYHPIANAIVKQAEIEGIEHEEMHGKLQYIASKGIKSHIDGQPVLIGNYVLMQDEQIHISSEQNALIEEYKSHYNLLFLAYQNELIGMFCIHTPLRKEAKAALEKLKAQGKKLILATGDTLVRTEELVKDLPFDQVYTDLKPDGKFELVEELQKAGHTILMVGDGLNDSAALTLSDIGVVMNESADISKQMSDILLLDNRLDFFQELDSLSSSLQTLIKKNIQDTVVVNSGLIGFGLFNWLSPSNLSILHNLTTLRIVLRSLSIKG, translated from the coding sequence ATGTCTTTTAAAGTGCTACATAGAGGATACCAACATATCCGACTATCATCTTCTTTTTCACTCACCTTGGATATTCAAGACTATCTTCGTTCCTTGGCGAGAGATGAAAAGGGGATTGAGTCTATCCAGTTTTACATGGATCAACAGCACTTTACTCTACGCATAAAAGAAGGCTTTTCTGTATTAGATAATGCAGAAGCCTTTTTAAAAAGAATTGATAAAGGGAAAGTTTCTGAGTTGATGACTCTTCCCATTCGTAGAGAAGAGAGTGCTTATTCTATTGTTTCAGGTGCAGCGATTAAGCGTATACTTTTTCGTAGTTTTGTGCCGTATCCTATTCGCTATATATGGACTTGTTATCAGGCTTTTGGCTATATTAGAGAAGCCTATCAAACACTAGCGCGTAAGGAACTAACGATGGAGGTCTTGGACTGTTCGGCGATTTTATTGTCCTTGTTTATGAACCAATCCAAGACGGCTAGCAATATCATGTTTATGCTTGATTTGGGGAATCATTTAGATCAGTGGTCCTTGAAAAAAACTGCAACAGATTTAGAACAAAGTCTTCTTGCAAAAGAGAGCGATGTATTTCTAGTACAGGGGGATATGGTTGTTAGTATCAAGAGTTCCGATGTTCAAATAGGAGATGTCTTGGTCCTATCTCAAGGAAATGAAATTCTGTTTGATGGACAAGTAGTTTCAGGTTTAGGTATGGTCAACGAAAGTTCCTTGACAGGAGAGAGCTTTCCAGTTGAAAAAAGAGAGTCTGATTTGGTTTGTGCAAATACAGTATTAGAAACTGGAGAGTTGTGCATTCGTGTAACCGATAATCAGATGAACAGCCGTATTTTACAGCTGATTGAGTTGATGAAGAAATCTGAAGAAAATAAGAAAACGAAACAACGCTATTTCATCAAGATGGCGGATAAGGTCGTCAAATATAATTTCTTGGGGGCTGGGCTGACTTACCTATTGACAGGTTCTTTTTCTAAAGCTATTTCTTTCCTATTGGTCGATTTCTCCTGCGCTTTGAAAATCTCTACTCCTGTAGCTTATTTGACAGCTATCAAGGAGGGGTTGAATCGTGAAATGGTGATTAAGGATGGGGATGTTCTGGAGAAATATCTGGAAGTTGATACTTTCTTGTTTGATAAGACGGGAACAATCACAACTAGTTATCCTATAGTTGAAAAGGTGTTACCTTTTGGGGACTATAGTGAGGAAGATATTCTCAGAATCAGTGCCTGTCTTGAGGAACACATTTATCATCCTATTGCTAATGCCATCGTCAAGCAAGCTGAGATAGAGGGAATTGAACATGAGGAAATGCATGGGAAACTCCAATATATCGCAAGCAAGGGGATCAAATCTCATATAGATGGGCAACCAGTTCTTATTGGGAATTATGTCTTGATGCAGGATGAGCAGATTCATATCAGTTCAGAACAAAATGCTTTAATTGAAGAGTACAAGAGTCACTACAATCTCTTATTCTTGGCTTATCAGAATGAATTGATTGGAATGTTCTGTATTCATACTCCTTTGAGAAAAGAAGCAAAAGCAGCCTTGGAGAAACTTAAGGCACAAGGGAAAAAATTGATTCTGGCAACAGGGGACACCCTGGTTAGGACAGAGGAATTAGTTAAAGATTTGCCCTTTGATCAGGTCTATACAGACTTGAAACCTGATGGGAAATTCGAGTTAGTAGAGGAACTACAGAAAGCAGGTCACACTATTTTGATGGTTGGGGATGGGTTGAATGACTCAGCTGCTCTAACCCTATCAGATATCGGTGTGGTGATGAATGAGAGTGCAGACATTTCTAAGCAGATGAGCGATATCTTATTGTTAGATAATCGTTTGGATTTCTTCCAAGAGTTGGATTCGCTATCATCATCTTTGCAAACACTCATCAAGAAGAATATTCAAGATACCGTTGTCGTAAATAGTGGTTTGATTGGCTTTGGCTTGTTTAATTGGCTCAGTCCTTCAAATCTCTCTATCTTACATAATCTAACAACCTTACGTATTGTACTGCGTAGCCTGTCTATTAAGGGATAG
- the tyrS gene encoding tyrosine--tRNA ligase produces the protein MHIFDELKERGLIFQTTDEEALRKALEEGQVSYYTGYDPTADSLHLGHLVAILTSRRLQLAGHKPYALVGGATGLIGDPSFKDAERSLQTKDTVDGWVKSIQGQLSRFLDFENGENKAVMVNNYDWFGSISFIDFLRDIGKYFTVNYMMSKESVKKRIETGISYTEFAYQIMQGYDFFVLNQDHNVTLQIGGSDQWGNMTAGTELLRRKADKTGHVITVPLITDATGKKFGKSEGNAVWLNPEKTSPYEMYQFWMNVMDADAVRFLKIFTFLSLDEIEEIRKQFEAAPHERLAQKILAREVVTLVHGEEAYKEALNITEQLFAGNIKNLSVKELKQGLRGVPNYQVQADENHNIVELLVSSGVVNSKRQAREDVQNGAIYVNGDRIQDLDYVLSDADKLENELTVIRRGKKKYFVLTY, from the coding sequence ATGCACATTTTTGATGAGCTAAAAGAGCGTGGTTTGATTTTTCAAACGACTGATGAAGAAGCTTTGCGTAAAGCCCTAGAAGAAGGTCAAGTTTCTTATTATACTGGCTACGATCCAACTGCTGACAGCCTTCACCTAGGCCACCTTGTCGCAATCTTGACAAGTCGTCGCTTGCAACTAGCAGGTCACAAACCTTATGCGCTCGTTGGCGGTGCTACAGGTCTCATCGGAGATCCGTCCTTCAAAGATGCTGAACGTAGTCTCCAAACAAAAGACACAGTAGATGGCTGGGTCAAGTCTATCCAAGGACAACTTTCTCGTTTTCTTGACTTTGAAAATGGTGAAAATAAAGCTGTCATGGTCAACAACTACGACTGGTTTGGCAGCATCAGCTTCATTGACTTCCTCCGTGATATCGGAAAATACTTTACTGTCAACTACATGATGAGTAAAGAGTCTGTGAAAAAACGGATTGAAACTGGGATTTCTTACACTGAGTTCGCTTACCAAATCATGCAAGGGTACGACTTCTTCGTTCTTAACCAAGACCACAACGTAACGCTACAAATCGGTGGTTCTGACCAGTGGGGAAATATGACAGCTGGTACTGAATTGCTTCGTCGTAAGGCTGACAAGACTGGCCACGTAATCACTGTTCCACTGATTACCGATGCAACTGGTAAGAAATTTGGTAAATCAGAAGGAAACGCAGTCTGGCTCAATCCTGAAAAGACTTCCCCATATGAAATGTACCAATTCTGGATGAACGTTATGGACGCAGACGCTGTTCGCTTCTTGAAAATCTTTACTTTCTTGTCACTTGATGAGATTGAAGAAATCCGTAAACAATTTGAAGCAGCGCCACACGAACGCTTGGCTCAAAAAATTCTCGCTCGTGAAGTCGTGACTCTTGTTCACGGAGAAGAAGCTTACAAAGAAGCCCTTAACATCACTGAACAACTCTTTGCAGGAAACATCAAAAACCTTTCTGTTAAAGAACTCAAACAAGGACTTCGTGGAGTGCCAAACTACCAAGTACAAGCAGATGAAAACCACAATATCGTGGAACTGCTCGTCTCATCTGGTGTAGTTAACTCAAAACGCCAAGCCCGTGAAGACGTCCAAAACGGAGCTATCTACGTCAACGGTGACCGCATCCAAGACCTTGACTATGTCTTAAGTGACGCAGATAAGCTTGAGAACGAACTGACTGTTATCCGTCGTGGAAAGAAAAAATATTTTGTATTGACTTACTAA
- the pbp1b gene encoding penicillin-binding protein PBP1B: MQNQLKDLKQKMLEFFQLVKSKINHKKSEKVSEEKPSDWTRGRILSILGSVLVAIKGILNTLFILGFIGGLFGAGVALGYGVALFDKAKVPQADSLVKQVKNISSISEIVYADGSVIASIESDLLRTSVSSEEISDNLKKAIIATEDEHFLEHNGVVPKAVIRATLGTFAGLGSSSGGSTLTQQLIKQQVVGDAPTLARKATEIVDALALERNMSKDEILTTYLNVAPFGRNHKGQNIAGAQQAAEGIFGIDANKLSIPQAAFLAGLPQSPITYSPYENTGELKSDEDLEFGLKRAKDVLYNMYRTGALTQEEYDQYKDYNLKQDFLPSGTVNVVSRDYLYFTAMAEATERMYDYLVQQDNVSSQELKNESIQKAYRERAEQELSNGGYKITTTINKKIHNAMQHAVANYGRLVDDSTGQPEVGNVLMDNKTGAVLGFVGGRNYQTNQNNHAFDTKRSPASTTKPLLAYGIAIDQGLMGSASILSNYPTKFSNGNPIMYVNSPGTGMMTLGEALNYSWNIPAYWTYRMLREKGVDVKGYMEKMGYEIPEYGIESLPMGGGIEVTVAQHTNGYQTIANNGVYHQKHVISKIESSDGTVIYEFQDKPVQVYSKATATIMQSLLREVISSRITSSFQTDLASINSSLARADWIGKTGTTNEDENMWLMLSTPRLTLGGWLGHDDNHPMAKGAGHYRNAKYMAYLVNAIQQAEPGVWGNERFNLDSSVTQSQVLRSTGQKPGKVSVNGKTVDLSGSTVTSYWANKAGAPTTSYHFAIGGSEADYQNAWSSIIGSFSSTQSNSR, from the coding sequence ATGCAAAATCAATTAAAAGACTTAAAACAAAAAATGCTGGAATTTTTCCAGCTAGTAAAATCAAAAATAAATCATAAAAAATCAGAGAAAGTCTCAGAAGAGAAGCCATCGGATTGGACAAGAGGGAGAATTCTGTCTATCCTAGGGAGCGTTTTAGTCGCTATTAAGGGAATTTTGAATACCCTCTTTATTCTAGGCTTTATCGGTGGGCTTTTTGGTGCTGGTGTAGCTCTTGGTTATGGGGTTGCTTTGTTTGACAAGGCTAAGGTTCCCCAAGCGGATAGTTTGGTCAAGCAGGTTAAAAATATTTCTTCCATCTCAGAAATTGTTTATGCAGATGGAAGTGTCATTGCTTCTATCGAAAGTGACCTACTGCGAACTTCTGTCTCATCTGAGGAAATATCGGACAATCTCAAAAAGGCTATCATTGCAACTGAGGATGAACATTTTCTTGAACATAATGGGGTTGTGCCCAAAGCTGTGATTCGGGCGACTTTGGGAACCTTTGCAGGTTTGGGCTCATCTAGCGGGGGCTCGACCTTGACTCAACAGTTAATTAAGCAACAAGTGGTTGGAGATGCTCCTACTTTGGCTCGTAAGGCTACAGAAATTGTCGATGCCCTTGCCTTGGAACGCAACATGAGCAAGGATGAAATCTTGACTACTTATCTCAATGTTGCTCCCTTTGGTCGAAATCATAAAGGCCAGAATATTGCAGGTGCCCAGCAAGCTGCTGAAGGAATTTTCGGTATCGATGCCAACAAGCTGAGTATTCCCCAAGCGGCCTTCCTAGCAGGTTTGCCACAGAGTCCGATTACTTATTCCCCTTATGAAAATACTGGAGAGTTAAAGAGTGATGAAGACTTAGAGTTTGGTTTGAAGCGGGCCAAGGATGTTCTCTACAACATGTACCGTACGGGTGCTCTGACTCAGGAAGAATACGACCAGTACAAGGATTATAATCTCAAACAAGACTTCTTGCCATCAGGTACTGTCAATGTTGTTTCGAGGGATTATCTCTACTTTACAGCTATGGCTGAAGCGACAGAGCGTATGTATGATTATTTAGTTCAACAGGACAATGTTTCTAGCCAAGAGTTGAAAAACGAGTCGATTCAAAAGGCTTATCGTGAGCGAGCTGAGCAGGAACTAAGTAATGGCGGCTACAAAATCACGACAACGATCAATAAAAAAATCCATAACGCCATGCAACATGCAGTTGCTAACTACGGTCGTTTGGTAGATGATTCGACTGGGCAGCCTGAAGTAGGGAACGTTTTGATGGACAATAAAACGGGAGCTGTTCTAGGCTTTGTTGGTGGTCGTAATTACCAGACTAACCAAAACAATCACGCCTTTGACACTAAGCGCTCGCCAGCCTCTACAACCAAGCCTTTGTTGGCCTACGGTATTGCCATTGACCAAGGTTTGATGGGAAGCGCTAGTATCTTGTCCAATTATCCGACAAAATTCTCTAATGGAAATCCTATCATGTATGTGAACAGTCCAGGTACAGGCATGATGACCCTGGGTGAAGCCCTGAACTATTCGTGGAATATCCCGGCCTATTGGACCTATCGCATGCTGCGTGAGAAGGGTGTGGATGTCAAGGGTTACATGGAGAAAATGGGTTACGAGATTCCAGAGTACGGTATCGAAAGTTTGCCTATGGGTGGTGGGATTGAAGTCACAGTTGCCCAGCATACCAATGGTTATCAAACAATTGCCAATAACGGTGTCTACCATCAAAAACATGTGATTTCTAAGATTGAATCATCTGACGGTACAGTAATCTACGAATTCCAAGACAAACCTGTTCAAGTGTACTCGAAGGCAACAGCAACAATTATGCAGAGTTTGCTTCGTGAGGTAATTTCATCTCGAATCACTTCAAGTTTCCAAACGGATTTGGCTTCTATCAATTCAAGTTTAGCGCGTGCAGACTGGATTGGTAAGACTGGTACAACCAATGAAGATGAAAATATGTGGCTCATGCTGTCAACGCCAAGATTGACTCTAGGTGGTTGGCTAGGTCATGATGACAACCACCCAATGGCTAAGGGGGCCGGGCATTATCGAAATGCCAAATATATGGCTTACTTAGTAAATGCTATCCAACAGGCTGAGCCTGGTGTTTGGGGCAATGAACGCTTTAATCTTGATTCTAGTGTGACCCAATCTCAGGTCCTCAGATCTACAGGGCAGAAGCCAGGCAAAGTATCCGTTAATGGAAAAACAGTTGATCTTTCAGGTTCTACTGTAACGAGCTATTGGGCTAATAAGGCGGGAGCACCTACGACCAGCTATCACTTTGCTATTGGAGGAAGTGAAGCAGATTACCAAAACGCTTGGTCCAGTATTATTGGTAGTTTCTCATCTACACAATCAAATAGTAGATGA